In the genome of Gadus morhua chromosome 12, gadMor3.0, whole genome shotgun sequence, one region contains:
- the vmac gene encoding vimentin-type intermediate filament-associated coiled-coil protein produces the protein MYSPSSVQIREANAHLAALHQRVVELEARLQTAENTVREQAESLIRKDEQMSAATREVTETKEREITFLYKKLCKSEETIQHYQQSLKDRELLVVQLQHRCHLLDSICENRPTMDSMLALMAEAERMEPVAWAAGLNSSLDAGIGATKETGGEAVAQTVEEEGTGGDERREFPICLVSRCISMQAEGTIDYNKIISNHHKDFSLSDDDVDNKEMDDMEFGTTV, from the exons ATGTATTCGCCGTCCTCGGTGCAAATTAGAGAAGCAAATGCCCACCTAGCTGCACTTCACCAACGAGTTGTGGAGCTGGAGGCTCGGCTCCAGACGGCGGAGAACACCGTGAGAGAGCAGGCTGAGAGTCTGATCCGTAAAGATGAACAGATGAGTGCTGCAACTCGAGAAGTAACAGAGACCAAGGAAAG GGAAATAACTTTTCTCTACAAGAAACTCTGCAAAAGTGAAGAAACCATCCAACATTACCAACAATCTTTAAAAGACAGAGAGCTTCTTGTAGTCCAGCTACAGCACCGTTGCCACCTCCTGGACAGCATTTGTGAGAACAGGCCAACTATGGACAGCATGCTTGCCCTGATGGCTGAAGCGGAAAGGATGGAACCTGTAGCCTGGGCAGCTGGGCTGAACAGCAGTTTGGATGCAGGCATTGGAGCAACCAAGGAAACGGGAGGAGAAGCAGTCGCTCAAACAGTAGAAGAAGAGGGCACAGGAGGAGATGAAAGAAGGGAATTCCCAATTTGTTTAGTATCAAGGTGCATTTCTATGCAAGCAGAGGGAACTATAGATTACAACAAAATTATCTCAAATCATCATAAAGATTTCTCTCTGAGTGACGATGATGTAGATAATAAGGAAATGGATGACATGGAGTTTGGAACTACTGTTTAG
- the wwtr1 gene encoding WW domain-containing transcription regulator protein 1 isoform X1 produces the protein MNSNQHQLMPGQQVVHVAQDSDTELQALFNSVMNPKPSSWRKKMLPESFFKEPDSGSHSRQSSTDSTCQPPRLQVSHTRSHSSPASLQLGTGANPSSQNLHHHQRHQSFDVAEELPLPPGWEMAYTSNGQKYFLNHMEKITTWIDPRKSMAPNMAAMSLHHNAQSNNTHSLAPPQRSLVLSQPNLVMQHQQQQQQHRLLQHPQQMQTQQVPVSTLNPAGGLAQQQHSSGGLMNLPGPLGNGLGGVGGIKGAISPISVNQQQKMRLQRIQLERERIQRRQEELIRQVTHAKEVALCQQLPTEAESMATATPSAGAVQNNNNNNIPTSGSDPFLNSGHFHHSREQSSDSGLGLGCYSIPTTPEDFLNNMEEMDTGEALAHGTLSVPGGQPGRFADFLDSLPGTNVDLGTLEGSDIIPILNDVESVLNKTEPFLTWL, from the exons ATGAACTCCAACCAGCACCAGCTCATGCCGGGGCAACAGGTCGTGCACGTAGCCCAGGACTCGGACACTGAACTACAGGCCCTTTTCAATTCTGTCATGAATCCAAAACCCTCGTCGTGGAGAAAGAAAATGCTCCCAGAGTCATTTTTCAAAGAACCAGACTCGGGGTCTCACTCTAGACAGAGCAGCACCGACTCCACCTGCCAGCCTCCCCGTCTCCAGGTCTCCCACACCCGCTCCCACTCTTCTCCGGCCTCCCTTCAGCTCGGGACCGGGGCCAACCCCAGCTCCcagaacctccaccaccaccagcgccaccagTCCTTCGATGTGGCCGAGGAACTGCCTCTGCCTCCCGGCTGGGAAATGGCCTATACCAGCAATGggcaaaagtattttttaaa CCACATGGAGAAGATAACAACATGGATTGATCCCCGGAAATCCATGGCACCCAACATGGCAGCCATGTCCCTGCACCACAATGCGCAgagcaacaacacacacagccttgcTCCACCACAACGAAGCCTGGTCCTGTCTCAACCAAACCTGG TGatgcagcatcagcagcagcagcagcagcaccgtctcctccagcacccacAACAGATGCAGACCCAGCAGGTACCGGTTTCGACCCTGAACCCAGCAGGTGGcctggcccagcagcagcacagctCGGGGGGCCTCATGAACCTGCCGGGACCCCTGGGTAACGGCTTGGGTGGCGTTGGTGGCATCAAAG GTGCCATCAGTCCTATCAGTGTGAACCAGCAGCAGAAGATGAGGCTCCAAAGAATCCagctggaaagagagaggattCAGAGACGACAAGAAGAGCTCATTAGACAGGTGACGCATGCAAAA GAGGTGGCACTGTGCCAGCAGCTCCCTACTGAAGCAGAAAGTATGGCAACAGCAACCCCCTCTGCTGGCGCAgtccagaacaacaacaacaacaacatcccaACAAGTGGCTCCGACCCTTTTCTCAACAG TGGTCATTTTCACCACTCAAGGGAACAGAGCAGTGACAGTGGATTGGGATTAGGCTGTTACAGTATCCCCACCACACCGGAGGACTTCCTCAACAATATGGAGGAGATggacactg GTGAAGCCCTAGCCCACGGGACTCTGAGTGTACCTGGCGGGCAGCCTGGTCGCTTTGCAGACTTCTTGGATTCACTCCCAGGAACAAACGTCGACCTGGGAACACTGGAGGGTTCCGACATCATACCCATCCTCAACGACGTGGAGTCTGTTCTGAACAAAACTGAACCTTTCCTCACCTGGCTTTAA
- the commd2 gene encoding COMM domain-containing protein 2 isoform X2, translated as MLLVLSEEYKEHLAFLPQVDPAVVFEFGRIAVEFLKRGINSKVYDGAARKLGFPITTVQHGVEGLMFLFTESSKLMITDIDFKDSVMVLGFSTELNEILLQLYVENQTTIRSTLTQLAPSLPSYHNLEWRLDVQLGSRSMRHQVVPVVTMLLNLTMGTSENRRCCLQTNPSTLLHLIAVLEAALASMKNNHARRILRNIK; from the exons ATGTTGCTAGTTTTGTCAGAGGAATATAAAGAACATCTGGCTTTCCTGCCTCAGGTGGATCCTGCAG TGGTGTTTGAGTTTGGGCGGATAGCAGTGGAGTTTTTGAAGAGAGGAATAAACTCAAAAGTCTACGACGGAGCAGCAA gAAAGCTTGGTTTTCCTATCACAACTGTGCAGCATGGAGTAGAAGGCCTAATGTTTCTGTTTACTGAAAGTTCTAAACTTATG ATTACAGATATTGATTTCAAGGACTCTGTGATGGTTTTGGGTTTCAGTACAGAGCTAAACGAAATCCTTTTACAG CTCTATGTGGAGAACCAGACTACGATCCGCAGCACACTCACTCAGCTGGCGCCAAGTCTGCCTTCTTACCATAACTTAGAATGGAGGCTGGATGTACAG CTGGGGAGCCGCTCCATGCGCCATCAGGTTGTTCCCGTGGTAACGATGCTGTTAAACCTGACAATGGGAACCAGTGAGAACAGGAGGTGCTGTTTACAGACCAACCCCTCAACACTCCTTCACCTAATCGCAGTGCTGGAAGCTGCACTGGCTTCAATGAAAAACAACCATGCACGCCGCATCCTGCGCAACATTAAATGA
- the ndufa11 gene encoding NADH dehydrogenase [ubiquinone] 1 alpha subcomplex subunit 11, which produces MGYWDLQEGKDCIEKTWITTKLGTALGLVGSAYHIVAFQPDSAVAALQRATNGTVTMAALGAVFGITTCLSAQARDAPEDPFNYFIGGCASGALLGAKTHSVVTGTSACLGLGALAFFTKVGKVEGWKLSTEPKL; this is translated from the exons ATGGGATACTGGGATCTGCAAGAGGGCAAGGACTGCATTGAAAAAACATGGATAACTACCAAGCTGGGGACGGCTTTGG GACTAGTGGGTTCCGCTTATCACATTGTGGCCTTCCAGCCAGATTCTGCAGTGGCTGCCCTCCAGAGAGCCACCAATGGAACTGTTACCATGG CTGCTCTGGGAGCAGTCTTTGGTATCACGACATGTCTGAGTGCTCAAGCCCGTGACGCCCCAGAGGACCCCTTTAATTACTTCATTGGAGGCTGCGCCTCCGGTGCGTTGCTTGGAGCCAAGA CCCACAGTGTTGTGACCGGTACATCAGCCTGTCTTGGTCTGGGGGCACTGGCTTTTTTCACCAAGGTTGGAAAGGTAGAGGGCTGGAAGCTTTCTACAGAACCGAAACTCTGA
- the ddx10 gene encoding LOW QUALITY PROTEIN: probable ATP-dependent RNA helicase DDX10 (The sequence of the model RefSeq protein was modified relative to this genomic sequence to represent the inferred CDS: inserted 2 bases in 1 codon) codes for MGKEEEFATLGKVNVLKINHADDPVINFEKWKKKYHKTKMRVKKERNQRKKPEWQVEREQIEKLVCKYDQINAKDAIKFSDFPISKKTLRGLLAGQYRQPTEIQRQTIGFALQGKDVLGAAKTGSGKTLAFLIPVLESLYRHQWTAMDGLGALIISPTRELAYQTFEVLRKIGKNHEFSAGLIIGGKDLKTESERIHRTNIVICTPGRLLQHMDETATFHVSDLHVLVLDEADRILDMGFADTLNAIIENLPKTRQTLLFSATQTKSVKDLARLSLKDPEYVWVHEKAMFSTPATLEQSFVVCELHQKVNMLFSFIRSHLQKKVIVFFACCKEVQYLFRAFCRLRPGMPILALHGKQQQMKRMEVYKDFVGKKSAVLFATDIAARGLDFPSVNWVLQFDCPEDADTYIHRVGRTARYKEGGEALLVLLPSEEEGMITQLQDKKVPINKIQVNPEKLQNVQLKLEAFLAQEMDQKERAQRCFVSYLRSVYLMKNKNVFDVFQLKMHEFALSLGLAVAPRVRFLNKAQVQXKKQLKGQAEHEQPEDAELTQFKAKLRGEVSGKERKTSETEEDEKDSSPALFLGAACNDDDDDDLREVDLLTVKRRDVFSLSGDQLDDDEYLDLPKGKKVTTLSEAKKILKRKFQVNTKITFSEEGDTVQQWPLVQKSAVQAANEELEEEFSGINVEKARERLQREDQEFDKQEYNRKIKEKKREKRLKAKDARREASKRSTDKSDEEEEEEETVAYLEHSGEEFDPSTLPDPDKPQTTWELSTNTSLIVRDMSGESSSDDSDVSPASKRKRTLHHQPLDTGLSLAEDEELVLRLLGSS; via the exons ATGGGAAAAGAAGAAGAGTTTGCTACATTAGGCAAAGTAAATGTTCTCAAGATAAATCATGCGGATGACCCAGTGATCAACTTCGAAAAATGGAAGAAAAAGTACCACAAGACGAAAATGCGAGTAAAGAAGGAGAGAAATCAAAGAAAGAAACCGGAGTGGCAAGTGGAGAGGGAACAGATAGAGAAACTTGTCTGCAAGTATGACCAGATAAACGCTAAGGACGCTATTAAGTTTTCAGATTTCCCAATTTCAAAGAAAACTCTCAGAGGTTTACTTGCGGGGCAGTATCGGCAACCCACTGAAATACAGAGGCAGACCATAGGGTTTGCTTTACAAGGGAAAGATGTTCTTGGGGCCGCAAAGACCGGGTCTGGTAAGACTTTGGCCTTTTTAATACCTGTGTTGGAGTCTTTATACCGACATCAGTGGACTGCCATGGATGGGCTGGGTGCGCTAATCATCTCACCAACCAGAGAGCTCGCCTACCAGACATTTGAGGTGCTACGCAAGATTGGTAAAAACCACGAGTTCTCCGCAGGACTCATAATTGGAGGCAAGGATCTTAAAACTGAATCTGAAAGAATCCATCGAACGAATATTGTCATCTGCACCCCTGGGCGGCTGCTGCAACACATGGACGAGACAGCAACCTTCCACGTCTCTGACCTACATGTTCTTGTTCTGGATGAAGCTGATCGTATCCTTGACATGGGCTTTGCCGACACTCTTAACGCAATAATCGAGAATCTCCCTAAGACACGTCAGACACTGCTGTTCTCAGCCACGCAAACCAAATCTGTCAAAGACCTGGCTCGTCTCAGCCTAAAAGACCCAGAGTATGTGTGGGTGCACGAGAAGGCCATGTTCAGCACTCCTGCCACCCTGGAGCAAAGCTTTGTGGTGTGTGAGCTCCACCAGAAGGTAAACATGTTATTTTCCTTCATCCGGAGCCACCTGCAAAAGAAAGTCATCGTTTTCTTTGCATGCTGCAAGGAGGTGCAATATTTGTTCCGCGCGTTCTGTCGATTGCGTCCAGGCATGCCTATCCTGGCCCTTCATGGCAAGCAGCAGCAGATGAAGAGAATGGAGGTCTACAAAGACTTTGTTGGGAAGAAAAGTGCTGTACTATTTGCTACGGATATTGCTGCCAGGGGGCTAGATTTCCCTTCTGTCAACTGGGTGCTACAGTTTGACTGTCCAGAGGATGCCGACACCTATATCCATCGAGTTGGCCGTACCGCCAGGTATAAAGAGGGAGGCGAAGCCCTGTTGGTGCTCCTGCCGTCAGAAGAAGAGGGCATGATCACTCAGCTCCAGGACAAGAAGGTTCCAATCAACAAGATTCAA GTGAATCCAGAAAAACTTCAAAATGTCCAGCTGAAGTTGGAGGCCTTCCTCGCCCAGGAGATGGATCAAAAGGAGCGGGCACAGAGGTGTTTTGTCTCCTACCTACGCTCTGTATACCTCATGAAGAACAAGAATGTCTTTGATGTATTCCAGCTGAAAATGCACGAGTTCGCTCTTTCACTCGGCCTTGCAGTGGCTCCGAGGGTGCGATTTTTAAATAAGGCCCaagtaca aaaaaagcaaCTGAAGGGCCAGGCGGAACATGAGCAGCCTGAAGATGCCGAACTCACACAATTCAAGGCAAAACTGAGAGGAGAGGTTTCTGGTAAAGAAAGGAAGACATCAGAAacagaggaggatgagaaggatTCCAGCCCTGCACTGTTTCTCGGTGCAGCCTgtaacgatgatgatgacgatgatctCCGGGAGGTAGACTTGCTGACAGTCAAGAGGAGAGATGTCTTCAGTTTGTCTGGAGACCAATTGGATGATGATGAATACCTTGACCTTCCCAAGGGTAAAAAAGTGACAACATTGTCGGAGGCTAAGAAGATCCTAAAGAGAAAGTTCCAAGTCAACACCAAGATCACTTTCTCTGAGGAAGGGGACACGGTGCAGCAGTGGCCGCTTGTCCAGAAGTCTGCAGTGCAGGCTGCAAAtgaagagctggaggaggagttcTCGGGTATCAATGTAGAAAAGGCTCGGGAGAGACTTCAGCGGGAGGACCAAGAGTTTGACAAGCAGGAATACAACCGAAAAAtcaaagagaaaaagagggagaaaaggcTAAAGGCTAAGGATGCCAGGAGAGAGGCCAGCAAACGCTCAACAGATAAGtctgacgaggaggaggaggaggaggaaacggTGGCATATCTGGAACACAGTGGTGAGGAGTTTGACCCCAGTACACTGCCAGATCCAGATAAACCTCAGACAACCTGGGAGCTTAGCACCAACACATCTCTGATCGTTCGAGATATGAGTGGGGAAAGCAGCAGTGACGACAGCGACGTGTCCCCAGCAAGCAAAAGGAAGAGAACGCTGCATCACCAGCCTCTCGATACAGGGCTCTCCTTGGCTGAAGATGAGGAGCTGGTTCTGCGCTTACTTGGTAGCAGTTAA
- the wwtr1 gene encoding WW domain-containing transcription regulator protein 1 isoform X2 yields MNSNQHQLMPGQQVVHVAQDSDTELQALFNSVMNPKPSSWRKKMLPESFFKEPDSGSHSRQSSTDSTCQPPRLQVSHTRSHSSPASLQLGTGANPSSQNLHHHQRHQSFDVAEELPLPPGWEMAYTSNGQKYFLNHMEKITTWIDPRKSMAPNMAAMSLHHNAQSNNTHSLAPPQRSLVLSQPNLVMQHQQQQQQHRLLQHPQQMQTQQVPVSTLNPAGGLAQQQHSSGGLMNLPGPLGNGLGGVGGIKGAISPISVNQQQKMRLQRIQLERERIQRRQEELIRQEVALCQQLPTEAESMATATPSAGAVQNNNNNNIPTSGSDPFLNSGHFHHSREQSSDSGLGLGCYSIPTTPEDFLNNMEEMDTGEALAHGTLSVPGGQPGRFADFLDSLPGTNVDLGTLEGSDIIPILNDVESVLNKTEPFLTWL; encoded by the exons ATGAACTCCAACCAGCACCAGCTCATGCCGGGGCAACAGGTCGTGCACGTAGCCCAGGACTCGGACACTGAACTACAGGCCCTTTTCAATTCTGTCATGAATCCAAAACCCTCGTCGTGGAGAAAGAAAATGCTCCCAGAGTCATTTTTCAAAGAACCAGACTCGGGGTCTCACTCTAGACAGAGCAGCACCGACTCCACCTGCCAGCCTCCCCGTCTCCAGGTCTCCCACACCCGCTCCCACTCTTCTCCGGCCTCCCTTCAGCTCGGGACCGGGGCCAACCCCAGCTCCcagaacctccaccaccaccagcgccaccagTCCTTCGATGTGGCCGAGGAACTGCCTCTGCCTCCCGGCTGGGAAATGGCCTATACCAGCAATGggcaaaagtattttttaaa CCACATGGAGAAGATAACAACATGGATTGATCCCCGGAAATCCATGGCACCCAACATGGCAGCCATGTCCCTGCACCACAATGCGCAgagcaacaacacacacagccttgcTCCACCACAACGAAGCCTGGTCCTGTCTCAACCAAACCTGG TGatgcagcatcagcagcagcagcagcagcaccgtctcctccagcacccacAACAGATGCAGACCCAGCAGGTACCGGTTTCGACCCTGAACCCAGCAGGTGGcctggcccagcagcagcacagctCGGGGGGCCTCATGAACCTGCCGGGACCCCTGGGTAACGGCTTGGGTGGCGTTGGTGGCATCAAAG GTGCCATCAGTCCTATCAGTGTGAACCAGCAGCAGAAGATGAGGCTCCAAAGAATCCagctggaaagagagaggattCAGAGACGACAAGAAGAGCTCATTAGACAG GAGGTGGCACTGTGCCAGCAGCTCCCTACTGAAGCAGAAAGTATGGCAACAGCAACCCCCTCTGCTGGCGCAgtccagaacaacaacaacaacaacatcccaACAAGTGGCTCCGACCCTTTTCTCAACAG TGGTCATTTTCACCACTCAAGGGAACAGAGCAGTGACAGTGGATTGGGATTAGGCTGTTACAGTATCCCCACCACACCGGAGGACTTCCTCAACAATATGGAGGAGATggacactg GTGAAGCCCTAGCCCACGGGACTCTGAGTGTACCTGGCGGGCAGCCTGGTCGCTTTGCAGACTTCTTGGATTCACTCCCAGGAACAAACGTCGACCTGGGAACACTGGAGGGTTCCGACATCATACCCATCCTCAACGACGTGGAGTCTGTTCTGAACAAAACTGAACCTTTCCTCACCTGGCTTTAA
- the LOC115555983 gene encoding F-box only protein 24 → MLGTAPPVKKRVCLPSLEGAPPSSRLRRVEGRRGRRTRCPSPETPSSSFQHERTEDVTAERPGACIQDLPPEIMEVILGHLSPCDVMSFGATCARYHQQNSVPWVWKSFCSRMPGPSEPSDWQRLAILKHTQALHTQRLGPAQRGSPGTRSRRSQPPTSRAMELPEAHGYRRVVPAWGSVLLWDYQGTLHLLRHDGAEGLLSQPNVLCHNVKDFAVDPRNDARHRDHVYVLANPQDVSQGTSRVTFYGLGTGAPVFRMTFHPSLAFAQICLTGTKIHRQLLLLSGTGAVYGLSLNEANMLLRWHNFSVHMTRKIMSVPQGPLSIRQVQSSQNSALYLSGDGTVCLEVYSPALYKKMFGDQQVCPALQPPVHLPLPTKVVKCSLGPSHICLVDERGGIFTQGDNSFGQLGTGDRVDRRQLTQVSVSMRPVDVWCGPNHTLVLLQDESGAKELHGCGFGAAGRLPGHPKGSDVLVKLNVLVPRASRSICAVKNCLYIMSSHDIDEALFDNGHN, encoded by the exons ATGCTGGGAACTGCACCCCCGGTAAAGAAGAGGGTGTGCTTACCCTCTCTGGAGGGAGCACCGCCCTCCTCCAGACTgaggagagtggagggaaggagagggaggaggactcGCTGCCCCTCCCCTGAAACACCATCCAGCTCCTTCCAA CACGAGAGGACAGAAGATGTTACAGCTGAGAGGCCCGGGGCCTGTATTCAAGATTTACCACCTGAGATT ATGGAGGTCATTCTGGGACATCTCTCGCCATGTGATGTCATGTCCTTTGGAGCGACCTGCGCCAGATACCACCAGCAGAACAGTGTCCCCTGGGTCTGGAAGAGCTTCTGCAGCCGCATGCCGGGCCCATCAGAGCCCAGTGACTGGCAGCGGTTGGCCATTCTCAAAC ACACCCAGGCACTGCACACTCAGCGACTGGGCCCGGCCCAGCGCGGCTCCCCAGGCACCAGGTCCCGCCGCTCCCAGCCCCCCACTTCCAGGGCCATGGAACTCCCAGAGGCCCATGGGTACCGGCGGGTGGTGCCTGCTTGGGGCAGCGTGCTGCTCTGGGACTACCAGGGCACCCTCCACCTGCTGAGGCATGATGGGGCTGAAGGGCTGCTGTCCCAGCCCAACGTCCTCTGCCACAACGTCAAGGAT TTTGCCGTTGATCCTCGCAACGACGCCCGCCACCGTGATCACGTTTACGTCTTGGCCAACCCCCAGGATGTCTCCCAGGGAACCAGCAGAGTGACCTTCTACGGCCTGGGCACCGGTGCACCCGTGTTCCGGATGACCTTTCACCCTTCACTGGCCTTCGCGCAGATCTGCCTCACTGGGACTAAGATCCACCGTCAGCTGCTGCTCCTTTCTG GCACTGGGGCAGTGTATGGGCTCTCACTCAACGAGGCCAACATGCTGCTGAGGTGGCACAACTTCTCTGTGCACATGACACGCAAGATCATGAGTGTCCCTCAGGGTCCGCTGTCCATCCGTCAGGTCCAAAGCAGCCAGAACAGCGCCCTCTACCTGAGTG GGGATGGGACAGTGTGTCTGGAGGTCTATTCCCCCGCTCTCTACAAGAAGATGTTTGGCGACCAGCAGGTCTGCCCTGCCTTGCAACCGCCTGTGCATCTGCCACTGCCTACCAAG GTGGTGAAGTGTTCTCTGGGCCCCAGCCATATCTGCCTGGTGGATGAAAGGGGGGGCATATTCACGCAGGGAGATAACAGCTTTGGCCAGTTAGGTACTGGAGACAGAGTTGACCGCAGACAACTCACTCAG GTGTCAGTGTCCATGAGGCCTGTGGATGTGTGGTGCGGGCCCAACCACACTCTGGTCCTGCTACAAGATGAGTCCGGGGCCAAGGAGCTCCATGGCTGTGGTTTTGGTGCCGCAGGCCGCCTTCCCGGCCACCCCAAAGGCAGCGATGTGTTGGTCAAGCTCAACGTCCTG gTACCCCGGGCCTCCCGCTCAATCTGTGCCGTCAAAAACTGCCTGTATATCATGAGCAGCCATGATATTGACGAGGCATTGTTCGACAACGGCCACAACTGA
- the commd2 gene encoding COMM domain-containing protein 2 isoform X1, which translates to MLLVLSEEYKEHLAFLPQVDPAVVFEFGRIAVEFLKRGINSKVYDGAARKLGFPITTVQHGVEGLMFLFTESSKLMITDIDFKDSVMVLGFSTELNEILLQILCFQLYVENQTTIRSTLTQLAPSLPSYHNLEWRLDVQLGSRSMRHQVVPVVTMLLNLTMGTSENRRCCLQTNPSTLLHLIAVLEAALASMKNNHARRILRNIK; encoded by the exons ATGTTGCTAGTTTTGTCAGAGGAATATAAAGAACATCTGGCTTTCCTGCCTCAGGTGGATCCTGCAG TGGTGTTTGAGTTTGGGCGGATAGCAGTGGAGTTTTTGAAGAGAGGAATAAACTCAAAAGTCTACGACGGAGCAGCAA gAAAGCTTGGTTTTCCTATCACAACTGTGCAGCATGGAGTAGAAGGCCTAATGTTTCTGTTTACTGAAAGTTCTAAACTTATG ATTACAGATATTGATTTCAAGGACTCTGTGATGGTTTTGGGTTTCAGTACAGAGCTAAACGAAATCCTTTTACAG ATTCTCTGTTTTCAGCTCTATGTGGAGAACCAGACTACGATCCGCAGCACACTCACTCAGCTGGCGCCAAGTCTGCCTTCTTACCATAACTTAGAATGGAGGCTGGATGTACAG CTGGGGAGCCGCTCCATGCGCCATCAGGTTGTTCCCGTGGTAACGATGCTGTTAAACCTGACAATGGGAACCAGTGAGAACAGGAGGTGCTGTTTACAGACCAACCCCTCAACACTCCTTCACCTAATCGCAGTGCTGGAAGCTGCACTGGCTTCAATGAAAAACAACCATGCACGCCGCATCCTGCGCAACATTAAATGA
- the commd2 gene encoding COMM domain-containing protein 2 isoform X3 translates to MLLVLSEEYKEHLAFLPQVDPAVVFEFGRIAVEFLKRGINSKVYDGAARKLGFPITTVQHGVEGLMFLFTESSKLMITDIDFKDSVMVLGFSTELNEILLQLYVENQTTIRSTLTQLAPSLPSYHNLEWRLDVQVGTTSMNATQPQSVCLQNKSWGAAPCAIRLFPW, encoded by the exons ATGTTGCTAGTTTTGTCAGAGGAATATAAAGAACATCTGGCTTTCCTGCCTCAGGTGGATCCTGCAG TGGTGTTTGAGTTTGGGCGGATAGCAGTGGAGTTTTTGAAGAGAGGAATAAACTCAAAAGTCTACGACGGAGCAGCAA gAAAGCTTGGTTTTCCTATCACAACTGTGCAGCATGGAGTAGAAGGCCTAATGTTTCTGTTTACTGAAAGTTCTAAACTTATG ATTACAGATATTGATTTCAAGGACTCTGTGATGGTTTTGGGTTTCAGTACAGAGCTAAACGAAATCCTTTTACAG CTCTATGTGGAGAACCAGACTACGATCCGCAGCACACTCACTCAGCTGGCGCCAAGTCTGCCTTCTTACCATAACTTAGAATGGAGGCTGGATGTACAGGTTGGTACAACATCTATGAATGCAACTCAGCCTCAATCTGTATGCTTGCAAAATAAAAG CTGGGGAGCCGCTCCATGCGCCATCAGGTTGTTCCCGTGGTAA